From Brienomyrus brachyistius isolate T26 chromosome 18, BBRACH_0.4, whole genome shotgun sequence, one genomic window encodes:
- the trim101 gene encoding tripartite motif containing 101 isoform X2, which produces MTMPLELGSYHREPNVSSLESQLVCPICLELFTKPVVILPCQHNLCRKCANDLFQGRGTMVGAGGHFRCPSCQHEVVLDRHGIYGLQRNLLVENIIDVYKQQSSSSGPSLKTAGHPMCEEHEDKKVNIYCLSCQVPTCSLCKVFGAHKACQVAAMPEVYEQQKTELSGGIGTLVAANDHVQAFITELEDTCKNIEENCQNQKQMVCEKFDRMFSVLEERRNFMLHMITTEQEEKMGHTHSLTQTYKEHLEANSKLVETALHTIEEPDMATFLQSSRSLIEKVTEAAKVCTVETLEPGFENMDHYRVDFDEEERSLHLLDFIKPEDEVQEVPDKLESQPKIRPEPDLGPDLVLESEPIIELKDVNPGAKIGQAEEIGVQGETGTDPNKEFPNDHKSLNTHQDEPESWHEELRGGESRIQGSLAEASEDWYKSSGWQPENPSSPVWSESWESADPPSLVVSEPQLPSTSAGADGAPTCPVDPDGQLAQSSPDPTQRLPALFDSEEDFEQGEISAGQGQSTSLSVQAISLVFYILALVIILQRVWGYICCITCP; this is translated from the exons ATGACCATGCCTTTGGAGCTGGGGTCTTACCACCGGGAGCCGAACGTGAGTAGCCTGGAAAGTCAGCTCGTCTGCCCCATCTGCCTGGAGCTGTTCACCAAGCCCGTCGTCATCTTACCCTGCCAGCACAACCTCTGCCGGAAATGCGCCAACGACCTCTTTCAG GGTCGGGGCACgatggtgggggctggggggcactTCCGCTGCCCGTCCTGTCAGCATGAGGTGGTCCTCGACCGCCATGGCATCTACGGGCTGCAGCGCAACTTGCTAGTTGAGAACATCATTGACGTCTACAAGCAGCAATCCTCCAG CTCTGGGCCGTCCCTGAAGACTGCTGGTCATCCCATGTGTGAGGAGCATGAAGATAAGAAGGTTAATATCTACTGCCTGAGCTGCCAGGTACCCACCTGCTCTCTCTGCAAAGTGTTTGGTGCCCACAAGGCCTGCCAGGTGGCTGCGATGCCAGAAGTCTACGAGCAGCAGAAG ACTGAGCTCAGCGGTGGGATTGGGACTCTTGTTGCTGCTAATGACCACGTCCAAGCCTTCATTACTGAGCTGGAGGATACCTGTAAAAACATTGAG GAGAACTGCCAGAACCAGAAGCAGATGGTTTGCGAGAAGTTTGATCGAATGTTCAGCGTCTTAGAGGAGCGCCGGAACTTCATGCTGCATATGATCACCACTGAGCAGGAGGAGAAGATGGGGCACACCCATTCCCTGACGCAGACCTACAAGGAGCACTTGGAGGCCAACTCCAAGCTGGTGGAGACGGCCCTGCACACCATCGAAGAACCCGACATGGCCACCTTCCTGCAG AGCTCAAGATCCCTCATTGAAAA GGTGACTGAGGCCGCCAAGGTCTGCACTGTGGAGACCCTGGAACCAGGCTTTGAGAACATGGACCACTACAGGGTGGACTTCGATGAGGAGGAGAGATCATTGCACCTGCTGGACTTCATCAAAC CTGAGGATGAAGTCCAGGAAGTCCCAGACAAGCTAGAATCACAACCCAAAATAAGACCAGAACCAGACCTTGGACCAGATCTGGTCCTAGAGTCTGAGCCCATAATAGAACTGAAGGATGTCAACCCAGGGGCCAAGATTGGACAAGCTGAAGAGattggggtgcagggagagaCCGGTACCGACCCCAATAAAGAATTCCCAAATGACCACAAGAGTCTGAATACTCATCAG GATGAGCCCGAGTCGTGGCATGAGGAGCTCAGGGGAGGTGAGTCGAGGATCCAGGGGTCATTGGCGGAGGCTAGCGAAGATTGGTACAAGTCAAGTGGCTGGCAGCCTGAGAACCCCAGCTCGCCCGTGTGGAGTGAGTCTTGGGAAAGTGCTGATCCCCCGTCCCTCGTAGTCAGCGAGCCACAGCTCCCCTCCACTTCGGCGGGTGCCGACGGCGCCCCCACATGCCCAGTGGACCCAGACGGACAGTTAGCACAGAGCTCCCCGGATCCCACCCAGCGACTCCCTGCGTTGTTTGACTCTGAGGAGGACTTTGAGCAAGGGGAGATCTCTGCAGGCCAGGGCCAATCGACATCCCTATCCGTGCAG GCCATCTCCCTCGTCTTTTACATCCTGGCGCTGGTGATCATCCTTCAGCGGGTCTGGGGTTACATTTGCTGCATCACTTGTCCATAG
- the trim101 gene encoding tripartite motif containing 101 isoform X1 — protein MTMPLELGSYHREPNVSSLESQLVCPICLELFTKPVVILPCQHNLCRKCANDLFQPSLLQGRGTMVGAGGHFRCPSCQHEVVLDRHGIYGLQRNLLVENIIDVYKQQSSSSGPSLKTAGHPMCEEHEDKKVNIYCLSCQVPTCSLCKVFGAHKACQVAAMPEVYEQQKTELSGGIGTLVAANDHVQAFITELEDTCKNIEENCQNQKQMVCEKFDRMFSVLEERRNFMLHMITTEQEEKMGHTHSLTQTYKEHLEANSKLVETALHTIEEPDMATFLQSSRSLIEKVTEAAKVCTVETLEPGFENMDHYRVDFDEEERSLHLLDFIKPEDEVQEVPDKLESQPKIRPEPDLGPDLVLESEPIIELKDVNPGAKIGQAEEIGVQGETGTDPNKEFPNDHKSLNTHQDEPESWHEELRGGESRIQGSLAEASEDWYKSSGWQPENPSSPVWSESWESADPPSLVVSEPQLPSTSAGADGAPTCPVDPDGQLAQSSPDPTQRLPALFDSEEDFEQGEISAGQGQSTSLSVQAISLVFYILALVIILQRVWGYICCITCP, from the exons ATGACCATGCCTTTGGAGCTGGGGTCTTACCACCGGGAGCCGAACGTGAGTAGCCTGGAAAGTCAGCTCGTCTGCCCCATCTGCCTGGAGCTGTTCACCAAGCCCGTCGTCATCTTACCCTGCCAGCACAACCTCTGCCGGAAATGCGCCAACGACCTCTTTCAG CCATCTCTTTTGCAGGGTCGGGGCACgatggtgggggctggggggcactTCCGCTGCCCGTCCTGTCAGCATGAGGTGGTCCTCGACCGCCATGGCATCTACGGGCTGCAGCGCAACTTGCTAGTTGAGAACATCATTGACGTCTACAAGCAGCAATCCTCCAG CTCTGGGCCGTCCCTGAAGACTGCTGGTCATCCCATGTGTGAGGAGCATGAAGATAAGAAGGTTAATATCTACTGCCTGAGCTGCCAGGTACCCACCTGCTCTCTCTGCAAAGTGTTTGGTGCCCACAAGGCCTGCCAGGTGGCTGCGATGCCAGAAGTCTACGAGCAGCAGAAG ACTGAGCTCAGCGGTGGGATTGGGACTCTTGTTGCTGCTAATGACCACGTCCAAGCCTTCATTACTGAGCTGGAGGATACCTGTAAAAACATTGAG GAGAACTGCCAGAACCAGAAGCAGATGGTTTGCGAGAAGTTTGATCGAATGTTCAGCGTCTTAGAGGAGCGCCGGAACTTCATGCTGCATATGATCACCACTGAGCAGGAGGAGAAGATGGGGCACACCCATTCCCTGACGCAGACCTACAAGGAGCACTTGGAGGCCAACTCCAAGCTGGTGGAGACGGCCCTGCACACCATCGAAGAACCCGACATGGCCACCTTCCTGCAG AGCTCAAGATCCCTCATTGAAAA GGTGACTGAGGCCGCCAAGGTCTGCACTGTGGAGACCCTGGAACCAGGCTTTGAGAACATGGACCACTACAGGGTGGACTTCGATGAGGAGGAGAGATCATTGCACCTGCTGGACTTCATCAAAC CTGAGGATGAAGTCCAGGAAGTCCCAGACAAGCTAGAATCACAACCCAAAATAAGACCAGAACCAGACCTTGGACCAGATCTGGTCCTAGAGTCTGAGCCCATAATAGAACTGAAGGATGTCAACCCAGGGGCCAAGATTGGACAAGCTGAAGAGattggggtgcagggagagaCCGGTACCGACCCCAATAAAGAATTCCCAAATGACCACAAGAGTCTGAATACTCATCAG GATGAGCCCGAGTCGTGGCATGAGGAGCTCAGGGGAGGTGAGTCGAGGATCCAGGGGTCATTGGCGGAGGCTAGCGAAGATTGGTACAAGTCAAGTGGCTGGCAGCCTGAGAACCCCAGCTCGCCCGTGTGGAGTGAGTCTTGGGAAAGTGCTGATCCCCCGTCCCTCGTAGTCAGCGAGCCACAGCTCCCCTCCACTTCGGCGGGTGCCGACGGCGCCCCCACATGCCCAGTGGACCCAGACGGACAGTTAGCACAGAGCTCCCCGGATCCCACCCAGCGACTCCCTGCGTTGTTTGACTCTGAGGAGGACTTTGAGCAAGGGGAGATCTCTGCAGGCCAGGGCCAATCGACATCCCTATCCGTGCAG GCCATCTCCCTCGTCTTTTACATCCTGGCGCTGGTGATCATCCTTCAGCGGGTCTGGGGTTACATTTGCTGCATCACTTGTCCATAG
- the LOC125712519 gene encoding dnaJ homolog subfamily C member 5-like — MTEHQRQRSLSTSGETLYHVLGVDKNATPDDIKKSYRKLALKYHPDKNPDNPEAADKFKEINNAHSTLADPTKRNIYDKYGSLGLYVAEQFGEENVNTYFVLSSWWAKALFIFCGLATGCYFCCCLCCCCNCCCGKCKPRPPPDREPDFYMSPEDLEAQLQSDEREGVDPIVMQPSSATETTQLTTDSHTSYRTDTGFN; from the exons ATGACCGAACACCAGAGGCAGCGCTCACTCTCCACGTCGGGGGAAACCCTCTACCACGTGCTGGGGGTTGACAAGAACGCCACGCCAGATGACATCAAGAAGTCCTACAG AAAACTGGCACTTAAGTACCATCCCGACAAGAACCCAGACAACCCCGAAGCGGCGGACAAGTTCAAGGAGATCAACAACGCACATTCCACACTAGCGGACCCCACCAAGCGCAACATTTACGACAAATATGGCTCCCTGGGTCTCTACGTGGCCGAGCAGTTTGGCGAGGAAAATGTCAACACCTACTTTGTCCTGTCCAGCTGGTGGGCCAAG GCTCTGTTCATCTTCTGCGGCCTGGCGACGGGCTGCTATTTCTGCTgctgcctgtgctgctgctgcaaCTGCTGCTGCGGGAAATGCAAACCGCGGCCCCCACCGGACAGGGAGCCAGATTTCTACATGTCTCCTGAGGACCTGGAGGCTCAACTGCAGTCTGACGAGAGAG AGGGTGTGGATCCCATCGTGATGCAGCCATCCTCAGCCACAGAGACGACCCAGCTGACGACAGACAGCCACACCAGCTACAGGACGGACACAGGCTTCAACTAG
- the trim101 gene encoding tripartite motif containing 101 isoform X3 — MVGAGGHFRCPSCQHEVVLDRHGIYGLQRNLLVENIIDVYKQQSSSSGPSLKTAGHPMCEEHEDKKVNIYCLSCQVPTCSLCKVFGAHKACQVAAMPEVYEQQKTELSGGIGTLVAANDHVQAFITELEDTCKNIEENCQNQKQMVCEKFDRMFSVLEERRNFMLHMITTEQEEKMGHTHSLTQTYKEHLEANSKLVETALHTIEEPDMATFLQSSRSLIEKVTEAAKVCTVETLEPGFENMDHYRVDFDEEERSLHLLDFIKPEDEVQEVPDKLESQPKIRPEPDLGPDLVLESEPIIELKDVNPGAKIGQAEEIGVQGETGTDPNKEFPNDHKSLNTHQDEPESWHEELRGGESRIQGSLAEASEDWYKSSGWQPENPSSPVWSESWESADPPSLVVSEPQLPSTSAGADGAPTCPVDPDGQLAQSSPDPTQRLPALFDSEEDFEQGEISAGQGQSTSLSVQAISLVFYILALVIILQRVWGYICCITCP, encoded by the exons atggtgggggctggggggcactTCCGCTGCCCGTCCTGTCAGCATGAGGTGGTCCTCGACCGCCATGGCATCTACGGGCTGCAGCGCAACTTGCTAGTTGAGAACATCATTGACGTCTACAAGCAGCAATCCTCCAG CTCTGGGCCGTCCCTGAAGACTGCTGGTCATCCCATGTGTGAGGAGCATGAAGATAAGAAGGTTAATATCTACTGCCTGAGCTGCCAGGTACCCACCTGCTCTCTCTGCAAAGTGTTTGGTGCCCACAAGGCCTGCCAGGTGGCTGCGATGCCAGAAGTCTACGAGCAGCAGAAG ACTGAGCTCAGCGGTGGGATTGGGACTCTTGTTGCTGCTAATGACCACGTCCAAGCCTTCATTACTGAGCTGGAGGATACCTGTAAAAACATTGAG GAGAACTGCCAGAACCAGAAGCAGATGGTTTGCGAGAAGTTTGATCGAATGTTCAGCGTCTTAGAGGAGCGCCGGAACTTCATGCTGCATATGATCACCACTGAGCAGGAGGAGAAGATGGGGCACACCCATTCCCTGACGCAGACCTACAAGGAGCACTTGGAGGCCAACTCCAAGCTGGTGGAGACGGCCCTGCACACCATCGAAGAACCCGACATGGCCACCTTCCTGCAG AGCTCAAGATCCCTCATTGAAAA GGTGACTGAGGCCGCCAAGGTCTGCACTGTGGAGACCCTGGAACCAGGCTTTGAGAACATGGACCACTACAGGGTGGACTTCGATGAGGAGGAGAGATCATTGCACCTGCTGGACTTCATCAAAC CTGAGGATGAAGTCCAGGAAGTCCCAGACAAGCTAGAATCACAACCCAAAATAAGACCAGAACCAGACCTTGGACCAGATCTGGTCCTAGAGTCTGAGCCCATAATAGAACTGAAGGATGTCAACCCAGGGGCCAAGATTGGACAAGCTGAAGAGattggggtgcagggagagaCCGGTACCGACCCCAATAAAGAATTCCCAAATGACCACAAGAGTCTGAATACTCATCAG GATGAGCCCGAGTCGTGGCATGAGGAGCTCAGGGGAGGTGAGTCGAGGATCCAGGGGTCATTGGCGGAGGCTAGCGAAGATTGGTACAAGTCAAGTGGCTGGCAGCCTGAGAACCCCAGCTCGCCCGTGTGGAGTGAGTCTTGGGAAAGTGCTGATCCCCCGTCCCTCGTAGTCAGCGAGCCACAGCTCCCCTCCACTTCGGCGGGTGCCGACGGCGCCCCCACATGCCCAGTGGACCCAGACGGACAGTTAGCACAGAGCTCCCCGGATCCCACCCAGCGACTCCCTGCGTTGTTTGACTCTGAGGAGGACTTTGAGCAAGGGGAGATCTCTGCAGGCCAGGGCCAATCGACATCCCTATCCGTGCAG GCCATCTCCCTCGTCTTTTACATCCTGGCGCTGGTGATCATCCTTCAGCGGGTCTGGGGTTACATTTGCTGCATCACTTGTCCATAG
- the trim101 gene encoding tripartite motif containing 101 isoform X4 yields the protein MTMPLELGSYHREPNVSSLESQLVCPICLELFTKPVVILPCQHNLCRKCANDLFQPSLLQGRGTMVGAGGHFRCPSCQHEVVLDRHGIYGLQRNLLVENIIDVYKQQSSSSGPSLKTAGHPMCEEHEDKKVNIYCLSCQVPTCSLCKVFGAHKACQVAAMPEVYEQQKTELSGGIGTLVAANDHVQAFITELEDTCKNIEENCQNQKQMVCEKFDRMFSVLEERRNFMLHMITTEQEEKMGHTHSLTQTYKEHLEANSKLVETALHTIEEPDMATFLQSSRSLIEKVTEAAKVCTVETLEPGFENMDHYRVDFDEEERSLHLLDFIKPEDEVQEVPDKLESQPKIRPEPDLGPDLVLESEPIIELKDVNPGAKIGQAEEIGVQGETGTDPNKEFPNDHKSLNTHQAISLVFYILALVIILQRVWGYICCITCP from the exons ATGACCATGCCTTTGGAGCTGGGGTCTTACCACCGGGAGCCGAACGTGAGTAGCCTGGAAAGTCAGCTCGTCTGCCCCATCTGCCTGGAGCTGTTCACCAAGCCCGTCGTCATCTTACCCTGCCAGCACAACCTCTGCCGGAAATGCGCCAACGACCTCTTTCAG CCATCTCTTTTGCAGGGTCGGGGCACgatggtgggggctggggggcactTCCGCTGCCCGTCCTGTCAGCATGAGGTGGTCCTCGACCGCCATGGCATCTACGGGCTGCAGCGCAACTTGCTAGTTGAGAACATCATTGACGTCTACAAGCAGCAATCCTCCAG CTCTGGGCCGTCCCTGAAGACTGCTGGTCATCCCATGTGTGAGGAGCATGAAGATAAGAAGGTTAATATCTACTGCCTGAGCTGCCAGGTACCCACCTGCTCTCTCTGCAAAGTGTTTGGTGCCCACAAGGCCTGCCAGGTGGCTGCGATGCCAGAAGTCTACGAGCAGCAGAAG ACTGAGCTCAGCGGTGGGATTGGGACTCTTGTTGCTGCTAATGACCACGTCCAAGCCTTCATTACTGAGCTGGAGGATACCTGTAAAAACATTGAG GAGAACTGCCAGAACCAGAAGCAGATGGTTTGCGAGAAGTTTGATCGAATGTTCAGCGTCTTAGAGGAGCGCCGGAACTTCATGCTGCATATGATCACCACTGAGCAGGAGGAGAAGATGGGGCACACCCATTCCCTGACGCAGACCTACAAGGAGCACTTGGAGGCCAACTCCAAGCTGGTGGAGACGGCCCTGCACACCATCGAAGAACCCGACATGGCCACCTTCCTGCAG AGCTCAAGATCCCTCATTGAAAA GGTGACTGAGGCCGCCAAGGTCTGCACTGTGGAGACCCTGGAACCAGGCTTTGAGAACATGGACCACTACAGGGTGGACTTCGATGAGGAGGAGAGATCATTGCACCTGCTGGACTTCATCAAAC CTGAGGATGAAGTCCAGGAAGTCCCAGACAAGCTAGAATCACAACCCAAAATAAGACCAGAACCAGACCTTGGACCAGATCTGGTCCTAGAGTCTGAGCCCATAATAGAACTGAAGGATGTCAACCCAGGGGCCAAGATTGGACAAGCTGAAGAGattggggtgcagggagagaCCGGTACCGACCCCAATAAAGAATTCCCAAATGACCACAAGAGTCTGAATACTCATCAG GCCATCTCCCTCGTCTTTTACATCCTGGCGCTGGTGATCATCCTTCAGCGGGTCTGGGGTTACATTTGCTGCATCACTTGTCCATAG